In Stenotrophomonas sp. 169, one DNA window encodes the following:
- the xerD gene encoding site-specific tyrosine recombinase XerD has protein sequence MSVATTPAERRQLVQALPELDAADAAAITRFLDAAWAEHGLARASVDSYRRDLEGLARWRVGRAGSLATADRAGLFDYLAWRTRHGWSPRSNARLLSALRAFFADAVRRGLRSDDPTALLDPPKLPRLLPKALAESQIEALLAAPDVEDTRGLRDRAMLELMYAAGLRVSELVGLPAVAVNLRQGVLRVTGKGSKERLVPLGEESQHWLERYLKEARPQLANTRAVPADDSGQVPLFIEPSLRPLSRQAFWHLVKRYAAVAGIDTARISPHGLRHSFATHLLNHGADLRALQMLLGHSSLSTTQIYTLVAREHLQKLHAKHHPRG, from the coding sequence ATGTCCGTTGCCACCACGCCCGCAGAACGCCGCCAACTGGTACAGGCACTGCCCGAACTCGATGCCGCCGATGCCGCGGCGATCACCCGCTTCCTGGATGCCGCATGGGCCGAACACGGCTTGGCCCGCGCCAGCGTCGACAGCTACCGGCGTGACCTTGAGGGGCTGGCGCGATGGCGGGTCGGTCGTGCAGGCAGCCTGGCGACCGCCGATCGCGCTGGGCTGTTCGACTATCTAGCTTGGCGTACGCGTCATGGCTGGTCACCGCGCAGCAACGCCCGCCTGCTTTCCGCACTGCGTGCCTTCTTCGCCGATGCGGTGCGCCGGGGGCTGCGCAGTGACGATCCCACCGCGCTGCTGGATCCGCCGAAGCTGCCGCGCCTGTTGCCCAAGGCGCTGGCGGAAAGCCAGATCGAGGCGCTGCTGGCTGCGCCGGACGTGGAGGACACGCGCGGTCTGCGTGACCGCGCCATGCTGGAACTGATGTATGCCGCCGGCCTGCGCGTGAGCGAACTGGTGGGCCTGCCGGCGGTGGCGGTGAACCTGCGACAAGGCGTGCTGCGTGTCACCGGCAAGGGCAGCAAAGAGCGTCTGGTGCCACTGGGCGAAGAGTCACAGCATTGGCTGGAACGTTATCTCAAAGAGGCGCGACCCCAGTTGGCCAACACGCGTGCGGTGCCGGCCGATGACAGCGGCCAGGTCCCGCTGTTCATCGAGCCCAGCCTGCGGCCGCTGAGCCGCCAGGCCTTCTGGCATCTGGTGAAGCGGTACGCGGCGGTGGCCGGTATCGATACGGCACGCATCAGCCCGCATGGCCTGCGCCACAGCTTCGCCACCCATCTGCTCAACCATGGCGCTGATCTGCGCGCTTTGCAGATGCTGCTTGGCCACAGTTCGCTGTCGACCACGCAGATCTACACGCTGGTGGCACGCGAGCACCTGCAGAAGCTGCACGCGAAACACCATCCACGCGGTTAA
- a CDS encoding thioredoxin fold domain-containing protein: MFRVLTAVLLGTLSLSACAQPAAPAASKPVATSAAAPARGGAEQNVRAALVQLDPNFKPDYVGAAPFPGFREVVVSGQVMYVSDDGKYLMQSQPYDIQAKALVNSEGLLAYRRGLLEKANHGDRIVFAAPNAKHTITVFTDIECGYCRKLHQDIAELNRNGITVEYLAFPRMGLGSKDYTDMISVWCASDRRKALTDAKQGKPVTAKNCTNPVAMQYALGQQLGVNGTPAIFAADGSQLGGYLPPAQLKAALDRRAR; encoded by the coding sequence ATGTTCCGAGTCCTTACTGCCGTCCTGCTCGGCACGCTCAGCCTGTCTGCCTGTGCGCAGCCTGCCGCACCTGCCGCCAGCAAGCCCGTTGCGACATCAGCCGCCGCGCCGGCGCGGGGGGGCGCGGAGCAGAACGTGCGCGCTGCCTTGGTCCAGCTGGACCCCAACTTCAAGCCCGATTATGTCGGCGCTGCGCCGTTCCCCGGCTTCCGCGAAGTCGTCGTGTCCGGCCAGGTGATGTATGTGTCCGATGACGGCAAGTATCTGATGCAGTCGCAGCCGTACGACATCCAGGCCAAGGCGTTGGTCAACAGTGAAGGCTTGCTGGCCTATCGCCGTGGCTTGCTGGAGAAGGCCAACCACGGTGACCGGATCGTGTTTGCTGCGCCCAATGCCAAGCACACCATCACCGTGTTTACGGATATCGAGTGCGGTTACTGCCGCAAGCTGCACCAGGATATCGCCGAGCTCAACCGCAACGGCATCACCGTGGAATACCTTGCCTTCCCGCGGATGGGGCTGGGCAGCAAGGATTACACCGACATGATCTCGGTCTGGTGCGCGAGCGATCGCCGCAAGGCGTTGACCGACGCCAAACAGGGCAAGCCGGTGACGGCGAAGAACTGCACCAATCCGGTGGCGATGCAGTACGCGCTGGGTCAGCAACTGGGCGTCAACGGCACGCCGGCGATCTTTGCCGCCGACGGTTCGCAGTTGGGTGGCTACCTGCCCCCGGCACAGCTGAAGGCTGCGCTGGATCGCCGCGCGCGCTGA
- a CDS encoding valine--tRNA ligase — MTRLDSSYDPTSFEKDTYDAWEKAGHFKPSGKGEPYTILLPPPNVTGTLHMGHAFQQTLMDALVRYHRMRGYDTLWQVGTDHAGIATEMVVSRNLAQEGKGETRDSLGREGFIGKVWEWKQQSGDTIERQMRRLGTSADWSRSTFTMDPQPSQAVIEAFVRWHEQGLIYRGQRLVNWDPVLKTAISDLEVESAEEDGFLWSIAYKLDDGLTYEHVEHDADGVETLRETRDYLVVATTRPETLLGDTAVMVHPEDARYLHLIGRSVTLPLTGRSVPVIGDDYVDRAFGTGVVKVTPAHDFNDYQVGLRHNLPMINLFTPVAAINENAPERFRGLDRYDARKAVLGELEDLAILVETKAHKLQVPRGDRTNQVIEPYLTDQWFVKMDELARRGLELVESGAIGFVPPNWINTYRHWMTNIQDWCISRQLWWGHRIPAWFDDAGACYVGRDEAEVRAANGLGADVALHQESDVLETWFSSQLWPFSTLGWPNEQAMAERGFDRYLPSSVLVTGFDIIFFWVARMIMATDNLTGKVPFKDVYFTGLIRDGQGQKMSKSKGNVLDPLDIIDGISIDDLVAKRTGGLMQPKMIEKIGKATRKEFPEGIAAHGADALRFTIAALATHGRDIKFDMNRAEGYKNFCNKLWNASRFALMNTEGASFSGAPKPRTDAERWILARLAATTAEAHGHFAAYRFDLLAQCLYEFAWNEFCDWFLELSKPALNGADIADADSTRHTVLYVLEALLRLLHPLTPFITEQLWQQVAPRLGIAGDSLSLRPYPTADEFAGDFAQAEADVEWLKAVISAVRRVRSELNVAPSKLVPLRLQAGLEQDRVRIERFAASLSFLLKLETIQWLAADESAPPAAAAIVGELKLLVPLEGLVDLDAERARLDKELVRVQAEKEKSEVKLSKFTDKVPAAVVEQERVRLVEWTTQLAGLQEQRAKL; from the coding sequence ATGACCCGACTCGACTCCAGCTACGACCCGACGTCCTTTGAGAAGGACACCTACGATGCCTGGGAAAAGGCTGGCCACTTCAAGCCGTCGGGCAAGGGCGAGCCGTACACCATCCTGTTGCCGCCGCCGAACGTCACCGGCACGCTGCACATGGGCCACGCCTTCCAGCAGACCCTGATGGATGCCCTGGTGCGCTACCACCGCATGCGCGGCTACGACACGCTGTGGCAGGTGGGTACCGACCATGCGGGCATCGCCACCGAAATGGTGGTCAGCCGCAACCTGGCGCAGGAAGGCAAGGGGGAAACACGTGACTCGCTGGGTCGCGAAGGCTTCATCGGCAAGGTGTGGGAATGGAAGCAGCAGTCCGGTGACACCATCGAACGGCAGATGCGCCGCCTGGGCACGTCCGCCGACTGGTCGCGCAGCACCTTCACCATGGACCCGCAGCCGTCGCAGGCGGTGATCGAAGCCTTCGTGCGCTGGCACGAACAGGGACTGATCTACCGCGGACAGCGTCTGGTCAACTGGGATCCGGTGCTGAAGACCGCCATCTCCGATCTCGAAGTGGAGAGCGCCGAGGAAGACGGCTTCCTCTGGTCGATCGCCTACAAGCTCGACGACGGGCTGACCTACGAGCACGTCGAACACGATGCCGATGGCGTCGAAACCCTGCGCGAGACCCGTGATTACCTGGTGGTCGCCACCACGCGCCCGGAAACGCTGCTGGGCGACACCGCGGTGATGGTGCACCCCGAAGATGCGCGCTACCTGCACCTGATCGGTCGCAGCGTCACCCTGCCGCTGACCGGCCGCAGCGTGCCGGTGATCGGCGATGACTACGTGGACCGCGCGTTCGGTACCGGCGTGGTCAAGGTCACGCCGGCGCACGATTTCAACGATTACCAGGTCGGCCTGCGCCATAACCTGCCGATGATCAATCTGTTCACCCCGGTGGCCGCGATCAACGAGAACGCACCGGAACGCTTCCGCGGTCTGGATCGCTACGACGCGCGCAAGGCCGTGCTGGGCGAACTGGAAGACCTGGCGATCCTGGTCGAGACCAAGGCGCACAAACTGCAGGTACCGCGTGGCGACCGCACCAACCAGGTGATCGAGCCGTACCTGACCGACCAGTGGTTCGTGAAGATGGACGAACTGGCGCGGCGTGGTCTGGAGCTTGTGGAGAGCGGTGCCATCGGCTTCGTGCCGCCGAACTGGATCAACACCTACCGCCACTGGATGACCAACATCCAGGACTGGTGCATCAGCCGCCAGCTCTGGTGGGGCCACCGCATCCCGGCGTGGTTCGACGACGCCGGCGCCTGCTACGTGGGCCGCGATGAAGCCGAAGTGCGTGCGGCGAACGGGCTGGGCGCCGACGTGGCGCTGCACCAGGAAAGCGATGTACTGGAGACCTGGTTCTCCTCGCAGCTTTGGCCATTCTCCACGCTGGGCTGGCCGAACGAACAGGCGATGGCCGAGCGCGGCTTTGACCGCTACCTGCCGTCGTCGGTGCTGGTCACCGGCTTCGACATCATCTTCTTCTGGGTGGCCCGCATGATCATGGCCACCGACAACCTGACCGGCAAAGTGCCGTTCAAGGACGTCTACTTCACCGGCCTGATCCGCGACGGCCAGGGCCAGAAGATGTCCAAGTCCAAGGGCAACGTGCTGGACCCGCTGGACATCATCGACGGCATTTCCATCGACGACCTGGTGGCCAAGCGCACCGGTGGCCTGATGCAGCCGAAGATGATCGAGAAGATCGGCAAGGCCACGCGCAAGGAATTCCCGGAGGGCATCGCCGCTCACGGCGCCGATGCACTGCGCTTCACCATCGCCGCGTTGGCGACCCACGGCCGCGACATCAAGTTCGACATGAACCGTGCCGAGGGCTACAAGAACTTCTGCAACAAGCTGTGGAACGCCAGCCGCTTCGCCCTGATGAACACCGAAGGCGCCTCGTTCTCCGGTGCGCCCAAGCCGCGCACCGACGCCGAGCGCTGGATCCTCGCGCGGTTGGCCGCCACCACCGCAGAAGCGCATGGGCACTTCGCGGCCTATCGTTTCGATCTGCTGGCGCAGTGCCTGTACGAGTTCGCGTGGAATGAATTCTGCGATTGGTTCCTGGAGCTGAGCAAGCCGGCATTGAATGGTGCCGACATAGCGGATGCAGACAGCACCCGCCACACCGTGCTGTACGTACTGGAAGCGCTGCTGCGCCTGCTGCACCCGTTGACGCCGTTCATCACCGAACAGCTGTGGCAGCAGGTCGCGCCGCGCCTGGGCATCGCCGGGGATTCGTTGTCCCTGCGCCCCTACCCCACGGCGGATGAGTTCGCGGGTGATTTCGCCCAGGCCGAGGCCGACGTGGAATGGCTGAAGGCCGTGATCAGCGCCGTGCGCCGCGTGCGCAGCGAGCTCAATGTCGCACCGTCGAAGCTGGTACCGCTGCGGCTGCAGGCCGGGCTGGAACAGGACCGCGTGCGCATCGAACGTTTCGCCGCGTCGCTGTCCTTCCTGCTGAAACTGGAGACCATCCAGTGGCTGGCTGCCGATGAATCGGCCCCGCCTGCAGCGGCGGCCATCGTCGGCGAGCTGAAGCTGCTGGTGCCGTTGGAAGGTCTGGTGGACCTGGATGCGGAGCGCGCGCGCCTGGACAAGGAGCTTGTGCGCGTGCAGGCCGAGAAGGAAAAGAGCGAAGTGAAGCTGTCGAAGTTCACCGACAAGGTGCCCGCTGCCGTGGTCGAGCAGGAGCGTGTGCGCCTGGTCGAATGGACCACCCAGCTGGCCGGATTGCAGGAGCAGCGCGCCAAGCTGTAA
- the lptG gene encoding LPS export ABC transporter permease LptG — MIPRPMRFDYYLGRAVFGTVLLTWAVLIGLDVVMAFSGEFKDVGKNGYTLGHAAAWVLYTVPRRAYTFFPTAAVIGSLMGLGQLAATSELTALRALGLSRRRLSLSVAVALSLLTGAMVLSGETLAPWAQERADNIRLSTKRGGDMSVARYAGVWAREGDTFLNAQGGEEQLVEGGGTRLVLHDVRMYRIGPQGEIVSLTHAATAEHDASGWVLTQVRRDVFGDRSLQREEVPREKWDSQLDAAALATGISRPRNLRAADLRTSIEYRERNGLDARDYEDVYWSRWFYPVNVLALCLAAVPFAFGSLRSGGMGKRLFLGILFALGFWLLQLFFGRMAGALKFDYRVAYALPPILMLGISAMLFRRKSG, encoded by the coding sequence ATGATCCCGCGCCCGATGCGTTTCGATTATTACCTGGGGCGTGCGGTGTTCGGCACCGTGCTGCTTACCTGGGCGGTGCTGATAGGGCTGGACGTGGTGATGGCGTTCTCCGGCGAGTTCAAGGACGTCGGCAAGAACGGCTACACCCTGGGCCATGCCGCCGCGTGGGTGCTGTATACCGTGCCGCGGCGCGCCTATACGTTCTTCCCGACCGCTGCGGTGATCGGCTCGCTGATGGGGCTGGGCCAGCTGGCCGCCACGTCCGAGTTGACCGCTCTACGGGCGCTCGGCCTGTCGCGTCGTCGTCTCAGCCTGTCGGTCGCGGTGGCCTTGTCGCTGCTCACCGGTGCGATGGTGCTCAGTGGCGAGACGCTGGCACCGTGGGCGCAGGAGCGTGCGGACAACATCCGCCTGAGTACCAAGCGTGGCGGTGACATGTCGGTTGCCCGCTACGCCGGCGTCTGGGCGCGGGAGGGCGACACGTTCCTCAACGCGCAGGGCGGCGAGGAGCAACTGGTCGAGGGCGGTGGCACGCGGTTGGTGCTGCACGACGTCCGTATGTACCGCATCGGTCCGCAAGGCGAGATCGTGTCGCTGACCCATGCGGCCACGGCCGAGCATGATGCCTCCGGTTGGGTACTGACCCAGGTACGCCGCGATGTCTTCGGTGATCGATCATTGCAGCGCGAAGAAGTGCCGCGGGAGAAGTGGGATTCGCAGTTGGATGCCGCCGCACTGGCGACCGGCATTTCGCGTCCGCGCAACCTGCGCGCGGCCGACCTGCGTACCAGCATCGAGTACCGGGAACGCAACGGGCTGGATGCGCGGGATTACGAGGATGTGTACTGGAGCCGCTGGTTCTATCCGGTGAACGTGCTGGCGCTGTGTCTGGCCGCTGTACCGTTTGCGTTCGGTTCGCTGCGCAGCGGTGGCATGGGCAAGCGGTTGTTCCTGGGGATCCTGTTCGCTTTGGGTTTCTGGCTGCTGCAGCTGTTCTTCGGCCGCATGGCCGGCGCGCTGAAGTTTGATTACCGGGTGGCCTACGCGTTGCCACCGATCCTGATGCTGGGTATTTCCGCGATGCTGTTCCGGCGCAAGTCGGGTTGA
- a CDS encoding DNA polymerase III subunit chi: protein MPRADFYLIAKPRFLTEPLRLVCELARKANDAGLFTLVLARDQAQAEELDELLWSFDAEAYIPHQIAGEDMDEEEALVLIAVPGGEEPVRPLVINLRDTPWMGECDRVLEVVPADPDAREPLRERWRQYKDAGYELSKHDM, encoded by the coding sequence ATGCCCCGCGCTGATTTCTACCTGATCGCCAAGCCCCGCTTCCTGACCGAGCCCCTGCGCCTGGTCTGCGAGCTGGCGCGCAAGGCCAACGACGCCGGGCTGTTCACCCTGGTACTGGCGCGTGACCAGGCCCAGGCCGAAGAACTGGACGAGCTGCTGTGGTCCTTCGATGCGGAGGCCTACATCCCGCACCAGATCGCCGGCGAAGACATGGACGAAGAAGAAGCGCTGGTGCTGATCGCCGTGCCCGGTGGCGAAGAGCCGGTGCGCCCGCTGGTGATCAACCTGCGCGATACGCCGTGGATGGGCGAATGCGACCGGGTGCTGGAAGTGGTTCCGGCCGATCCGGACGCGCGTGAGCCCCTGCGCGAGCGCTGGCGGCAGTACAAGGACGCCGGTTACGAGCTGTCCAAGCACGATATGTAA
- the lptF gene encoding LPS export ABC transporter permease LptF, whose product MLKLDRYLLGDFVQSFLATLIVLLVVSVGGVLVDILGNIADGRLPARLLFSQLGLQFIVYMPLILPLALMLGLLLAVARLYRDSEMAVITAIGVGPPRLLKPLLMLVLPVVGIIGACSLWLGPWADRTGEQMIDDANRSVLMAGLEAGRFTNLSNGGVVYLSSISPDGTTLGRVFINRAREGRVEVVSAASGRLYFEGKERRYLQLNDGHQIEGPADGGKGYRLATFARNDVAMPDGAQTRQSNDPELLPTSQLIGDERPAAKAQLHSRIAPPLIALAFALMTVPLARSSPRQQRYGRMMLAFLAYMVGMNLMFIGTGWIADGKIPNGLGLWWLTLPLLALAIWMYLRDGRLSRPKRVSA is encoded by the coding sequence ATGTTGAAGCTCGACCGATACCTATTGGGCGATTTCGTCCAGAGTTTCCTGGCCACCCTGATCGTCCTGCTGGTTGTCAGCGTGGGCGGTGTACTGGTGGATATCCTCGGCAACATCGCCGATGGCCGCCTGCCGGCCCGCCTGCTGTTTTCCCAGCTGGGCCTGCAGTTCATCGTCTACATGCCGCTGATCCTGCCGCTTGCGCTGATGCTGGGCCTGCTGCTGGCGGTGGCCCGGCTGTACCGCGATTCGGAGATGGCTGTCATCACCGCCATCGGCGTCGGCCCGCCGCGGCTGCTGAAGCCCCTGCTGATGCTGGTGCTGCCGGTGGTGGGCATCATCGGCGCCTGTTCGTTGTGGCTGGGCCCCTGGGCCGACCGTACCGGCGAGCAGATGATCGATGACGCCAACCGCAGCGTGCTGATGGCCGGGCTGGAGGCGGGCCGCTTCACCAACCTGTCCAACGGCGGGGTGGTGTACCTGTCCTCGATCTCGCCCGACGGCACCACGCTGGGGCGGGTGTTCATCAACCGCGCCCGTGAGGGCCGGGTTGAAGTCGTGTCGGCCGCGAGTGGTCGGCTGTACTTCGAAGGCAAGGAGCGGCGCTACCTGCAGCTGAACGACGGTCATCAGATCGAGGGGCCCGCCGACGGAGGCAAGGGATACCGGCTGGCTACGTTCGCCCGCAACGACGTGGCCATGCCCGATGGCGCGCAGACCCGCCAGTCGAATGATCCCGAACTGTTGCCGACCAGCCAGCTGATCGGCGATGAGCGGCCGGCCGCCAAGGCCCAGCTGCACTCGCGCATTGCCCCGCCGCTGATCGCGCTGGCGTTCGCGCTGATGACCGTGCCGCTGGCCCGCAGCTCACCGCGGCAGCAGCGCTACGGCCGGATGATGCTGGCGTTCCTGGCCTACATGGTGGGCATGAACCTGATGTTCATCGGCACCGGCTGGATAGCCGATGGCAAGATTCCCAATGGGCTTGGCCTGTGGTGGCTGACCCTGCCGCTGCTGGCGCTGGCGATCTGGATGTACCTGCGTGACGGACGCCTGTCACGCCCGAAGAGAGTGTCCGCATGA
- a CDS encoding RDD family protein, which yields MPGLHDAPAAVSPRPASLLGWRLLSLLYDLFPALALWMLAGSVFVIAYTVMGHTARDNIAPFSSWQWALWACCWVLTGLYASGSWRRGGQTLGMRPWRLTVVMADGSRPTRRAAWLRYSVGTLSLLAAGLGFWWALVDRDRLAWHDRASGTRLARLPRPDRR from the coding sequence ATGCCTGGACTGCATGATGCACCCGCCGCCGTATCGCCCCGACCCGCCTCGCTGCTGGGTTGGCGCCTGCTGTCGTTGCTGTACGACCTGTTTCCCGCATTGGCGCTGTGGATGCTGGCGGGTTCGGTGTTCGTGATCGCCTACACCGTGATGGGCCACACCGCGCGCGATAACATCGCACCGTTCAGCAGTTGGCAGTGGGCGTTGTGGGCGTGCTGCTGGGTCCTGACCGGTCTGTATGCCAGCGGCAGCTGGCGCAGGGGCGGGCAGACGCTGGGGATGCGTCCGTGGCGGCTCACGGTGGTGATGGCCGACGGCAGTCGCCCCACCCGGCGTGCCGCTTGGCTGCGCTACAGCGTGGGCACGCTGTCTCTGCTGGCCGCCGGCCTGGGCTTCTGGTGGGCGCTGGTCGACCGTGACCGTCTGGCGTGGCACGACCGCGCCAGCGGCACCCGTCTTGCCCGCTTGCCCCGCCCCGATCGCCGCTGA
- a CDS encoding alpha/beta fold hydrolase yields the protein MMRLLLACACLWLAACSPSSSTSLSERLVSPGGASPLLDQAHIAATIATLPNRSGKVTSRAGVPIFWRAFDAGDYGLHYRYARPRHEGGQPMDMDLRLAPTGRFQAQPPRGTVVLLHGWMMSGDAMLPWSLQLAQSGYRVVTIDLRNHGHSGNGPAGYGTVESDEVVDVIHALRASGEVQGPLYLFGVSYGAATALFTAEKLGSEVQGVVAMESFANAGDAIRSMIPHLLASQPTGWQAQAVAAYARWRYADQNMDEVIAAANRRLGVNLDRVDVSRAVARSQACVLLLHGDDDQHIPVSQGRRLAQASPRAHYIEMRGEDHITLPMRIDLLGGVVNDWMARDAGGPAGLCPAPRLPMEANFMALAQGGSGSNG from the coding sequence ATGATGCGGCTGCTGCTGGCCTGCGCGTGCCTGTGGCTGGCCGCCTGCTCCCCCTCCTCTTCCACCTCGCTCAGCGAGCGCCTGGTATCGCCGGGCGGCGCCTCGCCGCTGCTTGACCAGGCCCACATCGCCGCCACCATCGCCACCCTGCCCAACCGCAGCGGCAAGGTCACCAGCCGCGCCGGTGTGCCGATCTTCTGGCGCGCCTTCGATGCGGGCGATTACGGCCTGCACTACCGGTATGCACGCCCCCGCCACGAAGGGGGCCAGCCAATGGACATGGACCTGCGCCTTGCGCCCACGGGCCGCTTCCAAGCACAGCCGCCGCGCGGCACCGTCGTGCTGCTGCATGGCTGGATGATGAGCGGCGATGCCATGCTGCCGTGGTCGTTGCAGCTGGCGCAGTCCGGCTATCGGGTGGTGACCATCGACCTGCGTAACCACGGTCACTCGGGCAATGGACCGGCGGGCTACGGGACCGTCGAATCAGACGAAGTGGTCGATGTGATCCACGCCCTGCGCGCCAGCGGCGAGGTGCAGGGCCCGCTGTACCTGTTCGGCGTGTCCTACGGCGCGGCGACCGCGCTGTTTACCGCAGAAAAGCTCGGCTCCGAGGTGCAGGGCGTGGTGGCCATGGAGTCCTTCGCCAACGCCGGGGATGCCATCCGCAGCATGATCCCGCACCTGCTGGCGAGCCAGCCGACGGGGTGGCAGGCACAGGCGGTGGCCGCCTACGCACGCTGGCGTTATGCCGACCAGAACATGGACGAGGTGATCGCTGCCGCCAACCGCCGATTGGGCGTGAACCTGGACCGCGTGGATGTCAGCCGCGCGGTAGCCCGCAGCCAAGCCTGTGTATTGCTGCTGCACGGTGACGACGACCAGCACATCCCGGTCAGCCAGGGCCGTCGCTTGGCGCAGGCCAGTCCACGGGCGCATTACATCGAGATGCGCGGCGAAGACCACATCACCCTGCCGATGCGCATCGACCTGCTGGGTGGCGTCGTGAACGACTGGATGGCCCGCGATGCGGGCGGCCCGGCGGGACTGTGCCCCGCCCCGCGTCTGCCGATGGAGGCGAATTTCATGGCGCTGGCGCAGGGCGGTAGTGGGTCGAACGGGTGA
- a CDS encoding leucyl aminopeptidase — protein sequence MALEFTLNHSSPTSAAVDCVVIGAYADHTLSPAAQALDAASGGRLAALAQRGDLSGKTGATTLLHDLPGVTAPRVLVVGLGEAARFGVPQYLKAIGDAVRALKTGASRSALFTLVDLPVKDRDAAWAIRQAIIAADHASYRYTATFGKKKAEEAGLQQLAIAGSDETALLQGRAIASGVEFARELGNLPPNFCNPAHLADVAVKFAGEHDGAEAEILDETQMEALGMGSLLAVARGSANRPRLVVLKWNNGGDAKPYVLVGKGITFDTGGVNLKTQGGIEEMKFDMCGGANVIGTFVATVKAQLPLNLVVVVPAVENAIDGNAYRPSDVITSMSGKTIEVGNTDAEGRLILCDALTYAQRFEPQALVDVATLTGACLVALGHQTAGLMTKHDDLANELLAAGEHVFDRAWRLPLWDEYQPMLDSSFADVYNIGGRWAGAITAGCFLARFTEGQRWAHLDIAGVASDEGKRGMATGRPVGLLSQWLLDQAARA from the coding sequence ATGGCCCTCGAATTCACCCTGAACCACTCCTCGCCCACCTCCGCTGCGGTGGACTGCGTGGTCATCGGCGCCTATGCCGACCATACCCTGTCGCCCGCCGCACAGGCGCTGGACGCTGCCAGTGGCGGTCGCCTGGCAGCCCTTGCCCAGCGCGGTGACCTGTCCGGCAAGACCGGCGCCACCACCCTGCTGCACGACCTGCCGGGCGTCACTGCGCCGCGCGTGCTGGTGGTCGGCCTCGGCGAGGCGGCCCGCTTCGGCGTGCCGCAGTACCTGAAGGCCATCGGCGACGCGGTGCGCGCGCTGAAGACCGGCGCCAGCCGCAGTGCGCTGTTCACCCTGGTCGATCTGCCGGTGAAAGACCGCGACGCCGCGTGGGCGATCCGCCAGGCCATCATCGCGGCTGATCACGCCAGCTACCGCTATACCGCCACCTTCGGCAAGAAGAAGGCCGAAGAGGCCGGCCTGCAGCAGTTGGCCATCGCCGGCAGCGACGAAACCGCCCTGCTGCAGGGCCGTGCCATCGCCAGCGGCGTGGAGTTCGCCCGTGAGCTGGGCAACCTGCCGCCGAACTTCTGCAACCCGGCCCATCTGGCTGACGTGGCCGTGAAGTTCGCGGGTGAGCACGACGGTGCCGAGGCCGAGATCCTGGACGAGACGCAGATGGAAGCGCTCGGCATGGGCTCGCTGCTGGCCGTGGCACGCGGCTCGGCCAACCGGCCCAGGCTGGTAGTGCTGAAGTGGAACAACGGCGGCGATGCCAAGCCCTACGTGTTGGTCGGCAAGGGCATCACCTTCGATACCGGTGGCGTCAACCTGAAGACCCAGGGCGGCATCGAAGAAATGAAGTTCGACATGTGCGGTGGCGCCAACGTCATCGGCACCTTCGTGGCCACGGTGAAGGCGCAGCTGCCGCTGAACCTGGTGGTGGTGGTGCCGGCGGTCGAAAACGCCATCGACGGCAACGCCTACCGCCCGTCCGACGTCATCACCTCGATGTCGGGCAAGACCATCGAAGTCGGCAACACTGACGCCGAAGGTCGCCTGATCCTGTGCGACGCGCTGACCTACGCGCAGCGCTTCGAGCCGCAGGCCCTGGTCGATGTGGCCACCCTGACCGGTGCCTGCCTGGTCGCCCTGGGCCATCAGACCGCTGGCCTGATGACCAAGCACGACGACCTGGCCAACGAGCTGCTGGCCGCCGGTGAGCATGTATTCGACCGCGCCTGGCGCCTGCCGTTGTGGGATGAATACCAGCCGATGCTGGATTCCAGCTTTGCCGACGTCTACAACATTGGCGGTCGCTGGGCCGGTGCGATCACCGCTGGTTGCTTCCTGGCACGCTTTACCGAAGGCCAGCGCTGGGCCCACCTGGACATCGCCGGCGTCGCCAGCGATGAAGGCAAGCGCGGCATGGCTACCGGCCGCCCGGTCGGCCTGCTGAGCCAGTGGCTGCTGGACCAGGCGGCCCGCGCCTGA